The genomic DNA GCTCAGCGTCCCAATCCTTCAGTCTGCGATTCGACAGGTGTTAACCAATCCCCTCTACCGCCAAAATGCCCGCCGAATTCAGCAGGCGATCGAGCGATCGGGTGGAGTGGGTCGTGCTGCGGATATTGTGGAGCGGGTGGCACAGCCAAAGCGGAAATCGGTGGTGCTATCTGCGGTTTGAGGCAAGCTGGTTTCGCCCCCCTAACCCCCCAATTCTGGGGGGAACCGAGTCAACAATCTCTAATCCCTCAACAACGCCATTCCCCGATCGAATAACGTCCGCGCATAGTCCGTCCAGGTTCCCTGTCCCCAGTAGCGGAAACAGCTTGTTTGCAGCAGCAAATTGTACAGCAAAGCTTCCTGATAATCGGGCTGACGGGTCACGGTGGGGTCTTGCTCGATCAGGCGATCGTACCGCTCATGGAATGCCCGACTGAGCTGCACCATCGGCTCCAGAACGTTCTCATAGCCCTGCACCCAGCTAATGTGGTTTGTCCAGGAGGCTCCGTCGATGTGGAAGTGGGGGTCGGTTTGCTGGAGGTGGGCGATCGTTTCCTGAACAGCTTCGGGTGTGGGGTGATTTGGGTCTACGGACTGCCAGATTTTGTGCTGCTGGACTGCCTGACAGGGAGGATAGTCTTCGAGCTGAACGCCTGCCGCTTCCAGCAATTCCAGGTATTCCGTGCCGTTCATCGGAACCGTCCCCGTTTTGCCGCCGCCTGCATCGCGGATTTCGTAATAGACACGGAACAGATCACGCGGATATTCGTTCATCATCACGCCGCCATTCTCCCCATCCGCAATCTGGGTGACGAGCGAAGGAATAGATTTGCCTGTGACAGTTTGTTTGCCGCGTCCCTTTGCCTCGAAGTAGGGCTGCATTTGGGCGACGAGTTTGGTATCCGATCCCTGGGTTTTGACTAGAACCGTAATGGCGATCGTCTCTCCGTGCGAATTTCGCGCAACGAGGCGATTGGGCAGATATTTCTGATCCTGGGGCAGGGGCGAACCGTCCAATGTTTCGATCGAATGCTCCTGTACCATCAGCCAGCGATAGCCGCAGTCCAGCAACGCTTCAATATAGGCATACAGTGCATCGGGATGGTTGGGCAGGTGCATTTCCGGCGGCGAAAAGCCTTTGACCCGCTTCAGCGCATCTACACCAAAAATTGCGGCAAACTGATGCTGCCATGCCTGAAGGTGAAGCTTCAGATCGGCGATCGGCGTAGAGGTCACGACCGCGTGACTCCACATTGTTCCCAGCCATTCCACGTTCAGGTAATACGCCGGATCACAGGCAATTCGCTTCAGCTTATCCAGAATATCCGACCGCCCCATCTGGCTCAGCCCCCACAGCAAATTCCCCGAATAGTCGAGCATAATGCGCGGATTACAGCCCTCCGCCACCAGTTGGGGAATAAAGTCGCCCATGCGTCCATAGCACCAGGCAAAGGGATCGGCGTTGTGGTTGTCCCCTTCGTGGGGATGTTCGTACATTTGTTGAAGATTGCTAATTAACGCGCCGTTAACGCCTGCGGGAATCGTTGGCTGATGCATGTGTAACGCGCAAGCAAATCCAGCGTTGATATTTTCGACAGACAGATTGGTAATCGGCAGGAAAAGCGGATCGGCATGGTGGGTAATCGATCGAACTTCAGTTTCCCAGCCGCTAATGGGGGGAAAGGGCGATCGGACTTCGGGCAGTGTGGTGGGAGACATAGGATTTTTGGGTGGTTATGGAGATAGAGAACGACTGAAGAATCTTACGCCTGTAATCCGATCCGCCCCCTAGCCCCCAATTCTGGGAGGAATCCAACTGATGCAGACATTCTATTGGCGATCGAGAGTTTCTTCAGTTTCAAAGTCCCCCACTTGCGGGGAATTTAGGGAGCAATGCAGGATTTCTAGCTCTTCTCAAACATCCTCTAACTCTAAATAATGTGTCGTACATTCCCACTCTAGAGTCGATCGAAAGCCTAATTTTTGATAAAACTTATCCGCCTCCGGGCTATCCGTCCGCAAAGTCAATCGCTGATAGTGGGGCTTCGCTTCATGAATCAGCCGTTCCACCAGCCGCCGACCGATTCCCTTTCTCCGCCAGTCCGATCGCACATACAGATGGCGCAATCGCCCCACTCGCTCTATTTCTCCAAGGAGTCCAGAAGGAGTGAAATAGGGATCTTGATTTAACCCGCCTATGGCGATCGTTTCCCCCTGCGATAGCACAACAAATAACGCTTCACCTGTACGATTAAAGCGGTTTTTACCCGTTTTGTATTCCTCAGCTAATCTTCTAACAAATTGAAATTCTTGTAATAAGCTTTCCTCGATTAGATCATCAATTGATATTGTATTCAAATTTAAGATGCGAATTAGATGAATCT from Leptolyngbya ohadii IS1 includes the following:
- a CDS encoding GNAT family N-acetyltransferase, with product MTQEIHLIRILNLNTISIDDLIEESLLQEFQFVRRLAEEYKTGKNRFNRTGEALFVVLSQGETIAIGGLNQDPYFTPSGLLGEIERVGRLRHLYVRSDWRRKGIGRRLVERLIHEAKPHYQRLTLRTDSPEADKFYQKLGFRSTLEWECTTHYLELEDV
- a CDS encoding glycosyl hydrolase family 57, with product MSPTTLPEVRSPFPPISGWETEVRSITHHADPLFLPITNLSVENINAGFACALHMHQPTIPAGVNGALISNLQQMYEHPHEGDNHNADPFAWCYGRMGDFIPQLVAEGCNPRIMLDYSGNLLWGLSQMGRSDILDKLKRIACDPAYYLNVEWLGTMWSHAVVTSTPIADLKLHLQAWQHQFAAIFGVDALKRVKGFSPPEMHLPNHPDALYAYIEALLDCGYRWLMVQEHSIETLDGSPLPQDQKYLPNRLVARNSHGETIAITVLVKTQGSDTKLVAQMQPYFEAKGRGKQTVTGKSIPSLVTQIADGENGGVMMNEYPRDLFRVYYEIRDAGGGKTGTVPMNGTEYLELLEAAGVQLEDYPPCQAVQQHKIWQSVDPNHPTPEAVQETIAHLQQTDPHFHIDGASWTNHISWVQGYENVLEPMVQLSRAFHERYDRLIEQDPTVTRQPDYQEALLYNLLLQTSCFRYWGQGTWTDYARTLFDRGMALLRD
- a CDS encoding nucleotide disphospho-sugar-binding domain-containing protein is translated as MPQLEVIAQSSLTITHGGLNTVLDSLGHGVPIVAIPITFEQPGTGSRIRWIGVGEVIPVDRLSVPILQSAIRQVLTNPLYRQNARRIQQAIERSGGVGRAADIVERVAQPKRKSVVLSAV